The Hypomesus transpacificus isolate Combined female chromosome 12, fHypTra1, whole genome shotgun sequence genome segment ACATGACATAGTTTATAAAAATCCAcgattattttgtattttttagtattGTAACAGtttgaaataaataatgtaTACAGATGTATAGGTGAGAGCTATCTCttgcaaaataaaaaaacaaacacgcaCATGCTCATTATTTTAACGTGTCGTGTTAAAACCATCACCACCAAGGCAAGGCGCGAGGATGCCTGTTTCCATGGCGATAAATCCAACCCATGCTGCCGTCGCCATGGAAACTGAAACCAAAACATGAGGTGGTCCCGCGTGCTCCTGGAAGCAGGATGGACGTCTGTCCGTTGGTCTTCTGTcgcttcaccctcctcctcaccttcttcctcaccctcctcctcctctctccccacccttaGGTGCCTATCCACGCCTGTCTCTGAGCTTCAAGCTGAAGAGGAACATTGGCTACTTCATCCTGCAGACCTACATGCCCTCCATCCTGATCACCATCCTGTCCTGGGTCTCCTTCTGGATCAACTACGACGCCTCAGCTGCCAGAGTGGCCCTGGGTATGTACATGTCCATCATGTTGCTCACACGCATGCAcgtgttccacacacacacacgcatacacgtgttgcacacacacatgtacgtgttccacacacacacgtatgcacgtgttgcacacacacacatgcatgcacgtgttccacacacacacacacgcatgcacgtgttgcacacacacgcatgcatgcccCAAAAACATGCACAAGAACAAAAATGCATAGAAGCACATGCACACGAGCATGAATACTCACTTGTGCACAAACTCTCAAAcgtacattaacacacacacactttttctccctctctatcgcACGCACAGTTTCTATTGAAGTTCAATTGAGTTCTCTTCACCTGAACCATATGGTACCCCGCAgcagtctcctcctcttcctcctcctccgcctcctcttcctcattcctTTTCGCTATTATTTTAACTGTTAAAAACACGTTCACGGTTGAAGGTTGTGCATGTATATGCATGGAATGTTTATGTTCTTGTATGTGTGACGTGTGGGTGGGTATGTTTGAATGTGGGGTGTCTacatagtgtgtgcgtgtgtaatgtgtgtgcgtacgtgtatcatgcagagacacactctccactcatgaaaagaaaacacacacagaagagagtTCATGTCCAGTCTTCAGTAACTCTAAAAACCCAGAGAGACGTTCCTCTCTCCTAGATGAATGAGAGCTGTCACCCAGAAGGCTGCCTTGATCTGCCACCGGTCAGGAGAACCGCGATTAGGAGATCAATGCAGCTCGCAAATAATTGAATTGTTTGAGGGAAGATTTGATTTTGGTACAGCCCAGAGGAATTTTAACTCCGAATGACCTTATTGGCCTTAATCTTATTGAAACTCTCTTTCCCCACCTTCCTGAGTGGCGTTTCTCGGCTCAATATCATGTTATAAACCATCAGGTTAAATCCCTTCGGTGCACAAGCTAACGGTTTCTGGGCTGTGTGTACCAAAAGGAAGGTTGGCAGCCAGTGGATcctgtgcatgctgggattgagGAAGTGGCGCTATGTGAGTGTGTTGTCTTGTTTCCGGGGCTGTTGCCACATCATAAGCCAGATATAGCTTCAGCGCCTTTTCAACACTCCTACACTCGCACCTAACAGGGTTTATGAGCACAAATGGTCTTTGGCTATTTTTACAGAGCCTTAATGAATGTTGCAATCATCCATATTTTTCAATGAGAGGTGGAAAGGGGAAGAGGATGTAAGTGAAGGAGAGAgttggagggacagagaggggaagagggagcatAAAAACAGAGATAAAGTCATTAGAATTTGTCTCTgcatgtgacagagagagacataaagagacagagagagagagagagagagagagagagagagagagagagagagagagagagagagagagagagagagagagacagacagacagacagacagacaatgatGGAAAAAGACAGGAACAGTGAAAAAGGGAATGTGAGTGAAGTtccataaaaatatatttatccCCCGAGAGAGAGGACTCTCCTGATGAAAGAGGAGCGATGCCCACCGGCCCAGGATTAAATGAAATTGTCCAACGGAGGGCAGCAGCGAAGGACAGAGAGTTATAGAGACACTGTAGGATCACCTTAAGAACATGGCTGTCGTTAAGCTAAACCCCAGAGATAGCAGCAATGAATAAAAACCAAGTAGGGGGAGAGGTTGTTGTATTTCAAAaggctacacgcacacacatacaaggtaacacaaacacacacacacagacacacacgtaaacagtaaatacatacagacagaaacacacatatataaacactacacactttctctctcttcccttttctttccctcaatctgtctgtctccctccctctttttctctccctctccctctctctagaaTTTTCCTCCTCACTCCCtttttccatccctccccctctctctctaacacacacagacgacacACTTCAGTAGAGCTGGCCCTGTAATGTAGCAATAAATCATGGTAAGAGGCAGATTGATCTCAGCCTTTCTCCTCCAACTGGGTTTTATGATGTCACTAGCTGCCCATAGACAATGTTTATTCTTTACTTTAAGTAAAATATGTTACTGCTGGTTCTCACCATGAGCTAACACTGCAAGCCCTGCCATACCACGAACAGCATTGTTCTAGGAGTGAGGACATCTCTTCTTCTGCATAATTGACTGGAGCAGAAGCGGTGTTCGATATCTCTGATGCTCCCTGGCCTCATGACTGTGAAGCATTAGTCAAATGAGCTACTGGAGCTGGGGGACAAGTCGAGGCCTCATGAATTTCAAACAACAAGAGTCATTTACTCAACAGTACATTATTTTCGGACACCTTGTTAAATACCTTAATACCACATTGTGTTTCTTTCATGTGTGGTCCACGTGAGCAGATGGGTTTTTACAAAAGGACGCTTGTTGACTTCATCATTAATTGCAAACATAGCTAATTAAGATTCATTGACTGATTAAACGCTTTtaaaattatttattattaaactgCGTTTCCTTCTAGGGATTAGCGCTGTGCAAGCCCTGCTCCTAGTTCCAATCATGGTCCTAATCCTAACCCTTGTCCTAGCTCTAAAATAAGCACTAGCCCTAATCCTAGTTCTAACTCTAATCCTGATCCTAGTCCCAACCATACTCCTAACCTTGGTCGTAGCCCTAATCCTatccctaaccccaaccttgttccctctgtcctccaggcaTCACCACGGTGCTCACCATGACTACCATCAACACCCACCTGAGGGAGACCCTCCCCAAGATCCCCTATGTGAAGGCCATTGACATGTACCTGATGGGCTGCTTCGTCATGGTCTTCCTGGCCCTGCTGGAGTATGCCTTCGTCAACTACATCTTCTTCGGACGCGGCCCTCAGATGCAGAAGAAGCTGGCCGAAAAGGCTGAGAAGGTCAACAACGAGAGGGCCAAGTACGACTCCAACAAGGTGAGACAACGTCACGATTGTCTTTCCACGCCTGTTAAGGCCGGTTCGCGCTACCCCAGCAATGTCCCACGAATACCAAATATTCCTAACATTCGACTGTCAGTTTCTGGGATTAGAATGTTTGGAGAGATGACTGTCATTTTCACACTGCTCCCAAATAAACGCCATCAAGCATTTCACAGCAACAACTGTTGGTTGTTGGTGTTTGACGGTGTTTGTTTGGCCAGTGTGAACTGACCTTTAAATGCTAATTGCAACCCGAGTTTCTCCACGAGGGGTTTAACAGGTGAAGACTGAGCCGACGTGAACGTGAGTTGGTGACGGTCAGGGGAGGTGCGTTGTGGGGTGGATGGGTGTAAGACTGTGCTGATGTCGCTGTTTTGTGTTCCTCTCGGTGGACTCAGGAAGGGGGTAGTAAAACGTCTTCTCTTAAGCGGTCCAATCAGGTAAAAGGTCTTCGCCATTCGCGCTCGGTGAGTTTCATCCCTGGAAGCAATGATCAGGTGTTTGTTGTCACCAACACCACGTTGTTCTGTCTCCAAAATCTTGTCTCTCTTTTGTTTCGTGTCCTGCGTCTACTTCTCATGTCTTCAGAATCAGAGtcaattcagattctgattcaGTGCTAGCTCGCATGCCCACAGAACGGTACATATATCATTGTGATTCCGCTGCATGGGAAACGTTGTTTTTCAGGTTCACATTGAGATAAGAGATGTCTGTGATTGATACATGAAGTCTAATGTCTGTCGACGTCTCATCCATCTGCCTGCATTGGCTGTCTATGAACAGACTGTTGTGATCTTCTACAGATACATGGGAAGTTCTATGTGTTTGTACATGCTGTCTGTTAATGCCTGCTGTTTGGTTCCTACTTCCTCCCAAAGGCGGAGCCTCACGGGAACATCCTGCTGACAACCCTGGAAATCCACAACGAGGTGGCAGGAAATGAGGTCACCACCAGCTTGGCCGACATGAGGAACTCCACGTCCATGAGCTTGGACAGCACCGGGGTGCAGTGCCGGAAGCAGAGCACACGGTCCAGCCGCCACAGTCTGGACCGGCACGCCCAGCTGAAGAGGACCCGTCTGCGAAGACGCTCCTCACAGCTCAGGATCAAAATCCCGGACCTAACGGACGTTAACGCCATCGACCGGTGGTCGCGCATCATCTTCCCCTCTGTCTTCTCACTTTTCAATCTCATCTATTGGATGTACTACGTCTAATTGAAACGTTGTTTATTTTTAGTTGttgttatttatgtttttttctgaTCTCCTTTCATCATTGCTTTTACGTGATAGGAAAGGTTTTACTGTGGAAAAGAACTGACTCCTCACAGCATGAACAGCCTACTTGGGCCTGCTTGTCAAAGTGCGTACAAAGTATTTTCAGTCTGATTCACACTTTTGTTGACTTTTGACATTTTATACGGAACTTTGTGTTTAAATGCACTGAGAATCGGGACATTCCATACTTTTTGCCCATTCAGTAACTAACAAACTAAAAGCACAACTTGAGAAAGGAATTTGATAAAGGGGCAAAAACATTGAATCAGCATGGCTGGAAAAAACCTTGCAAGTGCAGAAGATCTTGTTGTTATATTTTTACCCCCATTATATGCATCATGAATGTGCATTGTTTTCAGCCATTTTAAATGAGTGGTtcttaaagaaaaaaagttgtgGGATTTTTGACTTACCAAGGCACCTTGATTTATACTGTATTTCTAGGTAGTGATTTCCTTGGTAAGTGAATTGTTTATTTGTTGAACCATTCCTTTGATCACAAATGAATGAATTTCTTCTTTTGCCTTCTGCACATACAGAATATGACTTTTACAGTGAAGTGgtcctgtttatgtgtgtgtgtgttttttatttatttatagtgTATTATTAAAATACGTATTGTTATTGACTAAATAATTGACACTATAATGACATATTATCCTGGTTGATCTTTTAAAAATGGTTTTGCGGTATTTTACTGTTCATGAAATTGACTCAGGTTGGATTGATCTATCTGGCTGGGCATTCAGTAAAACATTCCGATGATAAGAAGTCTTCAATGAATACATGTTCTTACTGATATTGTgatattacatttacactttATTGATCAAATAGTTTCCATTAGAAATACTTAATAAAATCCACTGCCAAGGGCCTTTGACTGTAATTTGAGTGTGTGAAATATGATATTTTTGTAAGATTTGACTATTGTACTGTAGAAAAACTCTACTCCAAAACTTATCTCGACATTCCAAGAGAGTGCCCTGATGTGAGGTTTTACTGTTCTTTCTGACTGAAGGTTTTGTTGTAAATGTTGATTGGTATTCATTAATGAATTGACTGCAATTGTACatatgtgtatacagtatgtaaaactgaaaataaaaatGATCATATATTCAGCATATTtgttagatagatagatagatagatagatagatagatagatagatagatagatagatagatagatagatagatagatagatagatagatagatatatatatatatatatatatatacattgtaTTTATATTTGCTGAGTGAAAATATATATGCATTTGCTGGATATGCGACCATTTTTACTTTTGGAAACTTTTTTGTTCTACATGACAATATAAATGAAATAAGAGTCACAAATATTCTGAAATTGACAAAGATGCTATTTAGAGTTACAATACCTGCATTCCATTACTCGGACTTTCCAAGTTCAGAATTCTGTGTCATGTACTGCTACAACTATCTCCTGGTATATCGTTTCATAGTAGCACACAAGGTGAATGCAGTGTTTGACGGGAAACACATTACTGCATGCATGGTGTGTCCCTGCATTCCTGGGTTTAGAATAACATTGAATGTATGAATTATGTTCAGGAGAAGGATAACCAACCGTGATTGTTTCTCGAACCTAACAAGCTTTATTTTCTGGGCAATGAAAAATGTGACATATCACTCACACTggtagacagggagagagagggagagggagagagagagagagggagagagagggagagagagagagagagagagagagagagagagagagagagagagagagagagagagagagagagagagagagagagagagagagaggagtggtgaTTCTCATCTCAGTCTCTGCTTTCTGAATTGCATGCTTAAGTTGTGGAACCCTCAACTACAAGTTCCACTAGATATCTTGTGATAAACTGCTATTCTTCAGTTGATTTGCAGAGGAATCAGTGTCTCTATTGCTCTCATGGCCAGAGAACAATAGTCAGGATTCATGACATCATAATGACCTATTCATCACATTCTACACCCCTACCTAATCTCCATGCTTGATCAAAAACAGAATGTAGCCAGCAGCTTTTCAAAAAACAATGTAGATCTGAAATTGTATTTTGCTACTTGATTATCTCAACTGGTGATTAATTTTTTGGGTGGGCGGGTGGGAGGGGTCGATTTTGGGGATGTCAGTTTGAGGTCGAGTTGTGCCGGTAAAATCAAACCTCGACCAAAtgatacatttattttgttttcatcaCCCTTCTACTGTGTAGATGGGCTGTGTTGATTGGGTCATTGAAGTCTCATGCATTTGCGTGCATCCCTGCTGGCCACAGATGTATCTTAGGCCAGGGTCCACGATGGAATGTCAAATGGTTCTGTACTGCCACAAATGTATTTAGATTTAGATATCTGTGTATATGTTTCCCCTTTTTCAATAGGTTATGATGGTCATATATTAAAGACATATATAAATTGTATTGTCTGGCCTTGGTCTTGCATCCACAGAAAAAGCAGATATTTATGGTGGCTTGTCGGTTGTCTTTACAACATCCAGGGCTAAAAGTGTACATTACATACATTCATCTTATCAATCCTATCAAATCCTCCATATTATATTTACAAAATAGCGTTGACTGTTAAGAGATAATAGACAGTCCTAACACTCATACTACAGTACATTTCTCACACGACACGAAATCCTGGAAATATTCACACAAAACAAACTTGCATAAGTCATTAGCATCATAAGTCATTAGCTCCAATCATAAGTTTGTCCATTAGTATCTGACCATTACAATGATGACTCTGCTGTTAGTTATGTTTAGGCATTGATGGATACAGAGGCCAGctgtgaggtgtgtggggggagatCACATACTGAAGGCTTCTGAGTAATAATTACATTTGAAAAAGCAAAAAGTTTTGAGGGATGATGTTGTATTTCCCAAGTGGACTGGCATGATTTCCAGCCATCATTATCGGATGATTCCTGTCATGAAGTTGACAAAGGGactgtttattttgtgttttttgtgtgtttgttttttttgcagtgtACAATTGATGATGCAATTTCAACTCTGAGTTGAAAGGTCAAGCTTGCTAGCACCATCCACATGGAGACTGTCTTTCCACATCCCAGATGTCTTTTCACCTTCATACTGTTGAATCTGAGGCTGTTATCAATAATGCACACTTTCCCCCCAATAGTacagtttatatatatatatatatatatatatatatatatatatatatatatatatatatatatgtatatatgcacatacatacagtacgttGACtgtgaataagaaatgcaaacaTAAGACAGAGCACAGCTTGCTCACGCTAACGCTTGATGCAAACTTTCTATAGGCTCCCATATTGCAATATTGGCCTCATTTCTGGCTGTGGCTAGGGTTTCTAATAATGCAATATATAATCTTTTCCCTGCTCTCAAGGGGAATGAGGTTCTAACACCCACATTATAAAGCATGTgtgaatgattttttttttttttttaccgtccAACATTTCCAATGGATAAAAGGCTATACTGTACATGAATAATTACAAAGAAAACTGCTGTGCTTGGCATTTTATCTACCAAGGCCCCCATTTCAATTGATACCTCAGGGTGCTTAGAGTAGAGTTTAAATTTTTAACGATTGGAACCTTTAGAATCTTGAATCATTAGAACCTCACAATGAATCCATGGATCTTGATCCTTGAGTGCATCATTATACAGAACCATTATTCCCATATTTGCCAAATAACAAGATTGAGCACTGTTAGCTGGCAGGCTACAGTTTAATAATTTACCCATAGTAATTGTTTTTCATTGATAATTCATACAACccaagaaaaaataaataactaatcAACATTGTGGAAATAATCCAACATTTTTCAAAGCCAACATTCATTTGAGGATCCCTAATTAGCTGTTCTGAGAAATGAATTGGGCATGCAGACAAAAAATCTGCACTATACCTTTGAAGAACCTACATTACAAATGACATTATTCAATTACTGAAGTCTCTAAGTCAAATGGGCAATGAAGGAGttcagagcaagagagaaacacaggaagatacagagagaaacatTCATGTTGTTCATGCTATTTTTGCTTCTTTCTCATGTTGGCTTCTACTTACATTCTAAACTCAACATGCCAACTGTTTTGTACCTGTACATTCAGGGTATGTTGTTGGTGGGGATAAACTGTCATAATTTTACCAAATCATAGGATCTTCCCTCTGCCTTATTCTGTCACTACAGAGTCTGTAGGCCCCTGATGTTAAGGAGGTTGAAGCAGGACAGACCAATCTGAATGCATAAGCATGACAGTAAAACCCATACTAGGTCACAAACCCTCAACAGACCAAAGTTATCTGAAGAAAAATAACTTCTGTAGAGGCATACCGGATGTGCTTCCCAGAATGCCCTTCTCCTTTCCACAGTAAAAGCTGACCTAATTCTCTTTTTTTAGATTTTGACAATGCCAATTTGCATTTTAAAATCCTTGCTAAACTTATTATAGTTGCCCCAGGATATCCGGTGGCCTTAACCATCGTTTCCTGACAGAAAACTGTGTATAACCTGGACTCCCTGAAGCTGCTGTGAGAGAAACCGTGTAATTACCTGCAGAAACGTGTGAGATGGTGACAGCTGTAAATGTTTTACCCTGCAGAGGTCAATGTCAAGATCTAGTTACCAGGGCAACAACTCCTGACCATCAATCTTTCAGAAATCTATCTTACAGTGTAAACGTGTAGCTTTTCCTCTGCAAGCTGGTCTCACCCGTTTTCAATATCAAAGAGAACTACAAGTCCCAAATCTCACGTCACAGGACTGAGGCTGCCAATTAGCGCCTGCAAAACAATGTTTTGCGGTGTCAATCAAAACAGAGGTGAGTGAGAGCCGGAGGTATTGAATCAATTTTCTCCAGAGATTTCTGTGATTTGGGAGTTTCTGCCGAAGACCCTAATGAAGCTTATTTGCTAAACCATAGGGAAACACACATTTCTTATTGGGGATCGGTATTGTTCAGAAAGGCCCATTTAAATCATctgtatattattattgttatcatCATCATTGTTATAGCTAGATCTACATTATTTCCCATACCATATTCAACAACTGGTGACTTACACTGAATTAGAATTGACAGGTCAAATAATTCACACATTTTCATTTTGCCTAGACCTACAGCGAGTTCTATTTCACCAACCCCTAAATAAGAAGGCCTGGAGGCTGAGATTCACAAGCAAACAGAAATGCTAATGTGATTCCAGCCAGTGAAAATATGGATCCTCTATTTCTACTGAGAACCACGCAGAATAAATTCTTTCTGATGTGGTCCCCTTCTTCTGCCTCCTAACTGACATACTTTCTTCTAATTCAACAGCAGCAAAACAGTGGGCGAGGGTGGGGTGGGATGTGGGGGGTTTCTTCATCAAAAGACCGTCTAAGAGACTGGGGGGATTTCATTCCCCTCCTCAATGTGCTTTTGATGATGCCTTTCTGTTTTAAGAACCCTGTGACACACTTCAGCTGGGTATTAGCCTACTTCCTTCTCTACCGTGTGTGCTTCATTTGACGTACTGGATGCAGGGTTAACGGGTTCCTCAGGCGTCGTATCAGTTTTGTCAAAAACTGCCTGTGTCAAATGTCTGTCATCTTGTGTCTGTCAACACAAATAACCCTCGACAAATAAGATGTTTTTCTTTTAGCAGGCACCAAAAGGTCTCGCCCCTGCATGATCATACATCTTTATCATACACTATGTTCCTTGGGGAATCTATTGATCTAACTTAAAAGCGTATTCCCCCAGTAACCAATGCAATGGAGAACAGCAAACATTTTTGTGTGGCTGACCTAGATTTGAGGTGGGCTCATGACACTGTGCATCTCAACCCCCGTCCAAACTCTTCGGatttgaagaagaaaataataacCATGTTCTTCTGAACAATACATGAAATCCCTGGAACGTGTCACTGCCTGGCCAGCCAAATTTAGCATCTTTCTGGCCTGAGGGCACTTCTGGCCAAGTCACGAGATCAATCAAGTCCAGAGCTTTTAGATATCAATAGACAAGATTGATCTGCGACTCCACCTTAATCAGCATCTTTGCATGACAGAGTACTCAGAGAAAATGTTGCTTCTGGCATTCATTTGTTGTCCTGGTGACAGCAGCAGTATCTATCCTCCAGACTCATTATGGGGCGACAGAGAGCAGAGTGAACAGCAGCTGGCACTGGGGGAAGTGGGATTGGGAGCCACATTTCTCTCAGCACGTGTCTTTAGAAGGTTAGCCGTTTCCTAATATCACGGCGGCTTCCATTAATCAGCCGGAGAGACGTTATTTATGTCTCTGTGCAGGTCAGGCTgacaggagaggtgggaggatgATGCTTGGTGAGGTTGTACTTGGAGTCTGGCTCTGTCTTGCCGGGTTGCCAGGTTTTGCCCTTGATCTATTTAAccaccaggagaggaggagtgtgtctGCTCAAGCAAAAAGCTCCAATGACAGCGTGCCAAAGAAGAATATAATGGAAAACTAAATCTCTGTTATGGCAAGAGAACTAAAGGGAATAAACATGGACAGTCAGCTAAAACTGGAACAACAGCAAAAAGGGATTATTTCGAAACAATTCCATGCCTCTCACATCCTACAGGGGTATTGTTGAGGGGAGTGTTGGTGCGAGTCCTTTCCACTGCTTATTTTCATGCGCTGAACTTTGTACCCAATTTCTTGATTGTAAAACAGTGAAAAAGGTGGTACTGTTTACAACTGGTGTTATATAATGCCAACAATTGTCCATGCATCCCATACACATAGCTGTGTGCTCTGAAGTCTTGTGCCCTCTGCTGGagacactgtatgtgtgtataaggagcctgtgtgtgtgtgtgtgtgtgtgtgt includes the following:
- the LOC124475001 gene encoding gamma-aminobutyric acid receptor subunit beta-3, coding for MWAFRRARLFSVVSAPVLVAVVCCAQSVNEPGNMSFVKETVDKLLKGYDIRLRPDFGGTPVAVGMSIDVASIDMVSEVNMDYTLTMYFQQYWRDKRLAYVGIPLNLTLDNRVADQLWVPDTYFLNDKKSFVHGVTVKNRMIRLHPDGTVLYGLRITTTAACMMDLRRYPLDEQNCTLEIESYGYTTDDIEFYWKGGDSAVTGVTRIELPQFSIVDYKLVSRNVVFSTGAYPRLSLSFKLKRNIGYFILQTYMPSILITILSWVSFWINYDASAARVALGITTVLTMTTINTHLRETLPKIPYVKAIDMYLMGCFVMVFLALLEYAFVNYIFFGRGPQMQKKLAEKAEKVNNERAKYDSNKAEPHGNILLTTLEIHNEVAGNEVTTSLADMRNSTSMSLDSTGVQCRKQSTRSSRHSLDRHAQLKRTRLRRRSSQLRIKIPDLTDVNAIDRWSRIIFPSVFSLFNLIYWMYYV